One Candidatus Tectomicrobia bacterium genomic region harbors:
- a CDS encoding GDP-mannose 4,6-dehydratase: MRKILVTGGAGFIGSNFVRHMLDRYKDCEIHVLDCLTYAGSIKNLPLAENSGKGGRLHFHYGNIRNGAIVSALVSRVETVVHFAAETHVTRSIFDNSLFFETDVMGTQVLASAVLAHRDRIERFIHISSSEVYGSAVQPKMAEDHPLLARSPYAAAKVGADRLVYSYWCTYNLPVVIVRPFNNYGPYQHLEKAIPRFVTGCLLGEPLRVHGSGEASRDWMYVEDACRALESLLHCPIEKVAGKAINLGTGTSTSIVRLAEMIADAMDVPRAHIELTADRPGQVERHTANNEQAKRLLGWEPRISLAQGLERAITWYKENRKWWEDQLWMRTIPIELEPGKTVYH, encoded by the coding sequence ATGCGCAAGATTCTCGTGACAGGCGGCGCGGGTTTCATCGGCTCAAACTTCGTCCGCCACATGCTCGATCGCTACAAGGATTGCGAAATCCACGTCCTCGATTGCCTCACCTACGCTGGCAGCATCAAGAACCTTCCCCTCGCCGAGAACTCGGGGAAAGGGGGAAGGCTTCACTTCCACTATGGAAACATCCGCAACGGCGCCATTGTCTCCGCGCTCGTCTCCCGGGTTGAGACCGTCGTCCACTTCGCGGCCGAGACCCACGTCACCCGCTCCATTTTCGACAACTCCCTCTTTTTCGAGACGGACGTCATGGGGACGCAGGTCCTCGCCAGCGCCGTCCTGGCCCACCGGGACCGGATCGAACGCTTCATTCACATCTCCAGCTCCGAGGTGTACGGCAGTGCTGTCCAGCCGAAGATGGCCGAAGACCATCCGCTCCTGGCGCGGAGCCCCTACGCGGCGGCCAAGGTGGGCGCCGACCGGCTGGTGTACTCCTACTGGTGCACCTACAACCTTCCCGTCGTCATCGTCCGCCCCTTCAACAATTACGGCCCCTACCAGCATCTGGAGAAGGCGATTCCGCGGTTCGTCACCGGATGCCTCCTGGGGGAGCCGCTCAGAGTCCACGGGAGTGGCGAGGCTTCGCGGGACTGGATGTACGTGGAGGACGCCTGCCGGGCGCTGGAGAGCCTCCTGCACTGCCCCATCGAAAAGGTGGCGGGCAAGGCCATAAACCTTGGAACGGGCACCAGCACGTCCATCGTCCGCCTGGCCGAGATGATCGCGGACGCCATGGACGTGCCCCGCGCGCACATCGAACTCACCGCCGACCGCCCTGGCCAGGTCGAGCGGCACACCGCGAACAACGAGCAGGCCAAGCGGCTCCTCGGCTGGGAGCCCCGGATAAGCCTGGCGCAGGGACTGGAGCGTGCCATCACCTGGTACAAGGAAAACCGGAAGTGGTGGGAGGATCAGCTCTGGATGCGAACGATCCCCATCGAGCTCGAGCCGGGGAAAACTGTGTACCATTAG